Proteins from one Thermobifida alba genomic window:
- the proB gene encoding glutamate 5-kinase has product MGRGAGQTRTAIPRARRVVVKVGSSSLTTPEGGIDHDRIRDLTDVLAARRTAGTEVVLVSSGAVAAGMAPLGLTRRPRDLATQQAAASVGQGLLLARYTAEFARHSLTAAQILLTADDLMRRAQYRNAQRAMSRLLEIGAVPIVNENDTVATHEIRFGDNDRLAALVAHLLRADVLVLLTDVDALYDGNPSLPTSRRISLVNGPDDLAGVDLGSAGRRGVGTGGMVTKVESARIATEAGVATVLTSAANARAALDGEQVGTFFVPAEHRRPSSRQLWLAHATAGRGSVVLDPGAVRAVVTEKASLLPAGVVKVEGDFSAGDPVDLRDEDGVIVARGLVNYDAAEIPDLMGRSTRWLARELGSEYSREIVHRDDLVVLHNGDGDLPRD; this is encoded by the coding sequence GTGGGCAGAGGCGCCGGGCAGACACGGACGGCGATCCCCCGGGCCCGACGGGTGGTGGTCAAGGTGGGATCGTCCTCCCTCACCACCCCGGAGGGCGGGATCGACCACGACCGGATCCGCGACCTCACGGACGTACTGGCGGCACGCCGCACCGCCGGCACCGAGGTGGTGCTGGTCTCCTCCGGAGCGGTCGCCGCCGGCATGGCCCCGCTGGGCCTCACCCGGCGCCCCCGCGACCTGGCCACCCAGCAGGCCGCGGCCAGCGTCGGCCAGGGCCTGCTGCTGGCCCGCTACACCGCCGAGTTCGCCCGGCACTCGCTGACCGCCGCGCAGATCCTGCTGACCGCCGACGACCTGATGCGCCGCGCCCAGTACCGCAACGCCCAGCGCGCCATGAGCCGGCTGCTGGAGATCGGCGCGGTGCCGATCGTCAACGAGAACGACACGGTCGCCACCCACGAGATCCGCTTCGGCGACAACGACCGGCTCGCCGCCCTCGTCGCCCACCTGCTCCGCGCGGACGTGCTGGTGCTGCTGACCGACGTGGACGCCCTCTACGACGGCAACCCGTCCCTGCCCACCAGCAGGCGGATCAGCCTGGTCAACGGCCCTGACGACCTGGCCGGGGTGGACCTCGGCAGCGCGGGCAGGCGCGGGGTCGGCACCGGCGGCATGGTCACCAAGGTCGAGTCCGCGCGCATCGCCACGGAGGCGGGCGTGGCCACCGTGCTGACCTCGGCGGCCAACGCGCGCGCCGCGCTGGACGGGGAACAGGTCGGCACCTTCTTCGTCCCGGCGGAGCACCGCCGCCCCTCCAGCCGCCAGCTCTGGCTGGCCCACGCCACCGCCGGGCGCGGCAGCGTGGTCCTGGACCCGGGGGCGGTGCGCGCGGTGGTCACGGAGAAGGCGTCCCTGCTCCCCGCCGGGGTGGTCAAGGTGGAGGGCGACTTCAGCGCGGGCGACCCGGTGGACCTGCGCGACGAGGACGGCGTCATCGTCGCCCGCGGCCTGGTCAACTACGACGCCGCCGAGATCCCCGACCTGATGGGCCGCTCCACCCGGTGGCTGGCCCGGGAGCTCGGCTCCGAGTACAGCCGGGAGATCGTGCACCGCGACGACCTGGTGGTGCTCCACAACGGCGACGGAGACCTCCCCCGGGACTGA
- the obgE gene encoding GTPase ObgE, with amino-acid sequence MSDFVDEAVLHVKAGDGGHGCASVHREKFKPLGGPDGGNGGRGGDVILEVDRNTATLLDYRRRPHRRAGNGTPGQGGHRAGANGADLVLPVPDGTVVTTLDGEVIADLVGHGTRLVVARGGHGGLGNAALASPRRKAPGFALKGEPGEALDIRLELKTIADVGLVGFPSAGKSSLIAALSAARPKIADYPFTTLVPNLGVVEAGQTQYVIADVPGLIPGASEGRGLGLEFLRHVERCSTLLHVLDCATYEPGRDPVTDLEVLERELTVYGERTGVDLSDRPRLVALNKVDVPEARELAELVKPMLVERGYRVLQISAATREGLRELAYALGEQVAAARAARPVEEPTRLVLRPREIGEKAFQVVPIGDNVFRVLGDKPARWVRQTDFTNDEAVGYLADRLNRLGIEEALARAGATDGAEVHIGDEDDAVVFDWDPTVDAEQTVLGPRGTDPRLG; translated from the coding sequence ATGTCCGATTTCGTCGACGAGGCGGTCTTGCACGTCAAGGCCGGAGACGGCGGGCACGGCTGTGCCTCCGTCCACCGCGAGAAGTTCAAGCCGCTGGGCGGACCCGACGGCGGCAACGGCGGCCGGGGCGGTGACGTGATCCTGGAGGTCGACCGCAACACCGCCACCCTGCTGGACTACCGGCGCCGCCCGCACCGCAGGGCGGGCAACGGGACCCCCGGCCAGGGCGGGCACCGCGCCGGAGCCAACGGCGCCGACCTGGTCCTTCCGGTCCCCGACGGAACCGTGGTGACCACCCTGGACGGCGAGGTCATCGCCGACCTGGTCGGCCACGGCACCCGACTGGTCGTCGCCCGCGGCGGCCACGGCGGACTCGGCAACGCCGCACTCGCCTCCCCCCGGCGCAAAGCCCCCGGATTCGCGCTGAAAGGCGAACCGGGCGAGGCACTCGACATCCGCCTGGAGCTCAAGACCATCGCCGACGTGGGCCTGGTCGGTTTCCCCAGCGCGGGCAAGTCCTCGCTGATCGCGGCGCTGTCGGCGGCCCGCCCCAAGATCGCCGACTACCCGTTCACCACGCTCGTGCCCAACCTCGGCGTCGTCGAGGCCGGACAGACCCAGTACGTGATCGCCGACGTGCCCGGCCTCATCCCCGGAGCCAGCGAGGGCAGGGGGCTGGGCCTGGAGTTCCTGCGCCACGTGGAACGCTGCTCCACCCTGCTGCACGTGCTGGACTGCGCCACCTACGAACCCGGCCGCGACCCCGTCACCGACCTGGAGGTCCTGGAACGGGAACTGACCGTCTACGGGGAGCGCACCGGTGTCGACCTGTCCGACCGGCCGCGCCTCGTGGCGTTGAACAAGGTCGACGTGCCCGAGGCCCGCGAACTCGCCGAACTCGTCAAGCCCATGCTCGTCGAACGCGGCTACCGGGTGCTGCAGATCTCCGCGGCCACCCGCGAGGGGCTGCGGGAGTTGGCGTACGCGCTCGGCGAGCAGGTGGCCGCGGCCCGCGCCGCCCGGCCCGTCGAGGAACCCACCCGCCTGGTGCTGCGCCCGCGCGAGATCGGTGAGAAGGCGTTCCAGGTCGTCCCGATCGGCGACAACGTCTTCCGGGTCCTGGGCGACAAGCCCGCGCGCTGGGTCCGCCAGACCGACTTCACCAACGACGAGGCCGTCGGCTACCTCGCGGACCGGCTCAACCGCCTCGGCATCGAGGAGGCCCTCGCCCGGGCGGGAGCCACCGACGGCGCCGAGGTCCACATCGGCGACGAGGACGACGCCGTGGTCTTCGACTGGGACCCCACCGTCGACGCCGAGCAGACCGTCCTGGGACCGCGCGGCACCGACCCCCGGCTGGGCTGA
- the rpmA gene encoding 50S ribosomal protein L27 — protein sequence MAHKKGASSSRNGRDSNAKRLGVKRFGGQVVNAGEILVRQRGTRFHPGDNVGRGGDDTLFALVAGTVKFGNLRGRKAVSIVPTPAASE from the coding sequence ATGGCACACAAGAAGGGCGCGTCGTCCAGCCGTAACGGACGCGACTCCAACGCCAAGCGGCTCGGCGTCAAGCGCTTCGGCGGTCAGGTCGTCAACGCCGGCGAGATCCTCGTCCGTCAGCGCGGCACCCGTTTCCACCCCGGTGACAACGTCGGCCGCGGCGGCGACGACACCCTGTTCGCACTGGTCGCGGGCACGGTCAAGTTCGGAAACCTGCGCGGCCGCAAGGCCGTGAGCATCGTCCCGACCCCGGCCGCCAGCGAGTAG
- the rplU gene encoding 50S ribosomal protein L21, which produces MYAIVRAGGRQEKVSVDDVVTIDKVAEEAGATLNLQPLLVVDDGKVISDAAELGGYQVTAEVLGEATGPKINILKYKNKTGYKRRLGHRQKYTRIRVTGIAAK; this is translated from the coding sequence GTGTACGCGATCGTGCGAGCGGGCGGCCGACAGGAGAAGGTCTCCGTCGATGACGTCGTGACCATCGACAAGGTGGCCGAAGAGGCCGGTGCCACGCTCAACCTGCAGCCGCTGCTTGTCGTGGACGACGGCAAGGTCATCAGCGACGCTGCCGAGCTGGGCGGCTACCAGGTCACCGCCGAGGTCCTCGGCGAGGCCACGGGCCCCAAGATCAACATTCTGAAGTACAAGAACAAGACCGGCTACAAGCGGCGTCTGGGTCACCGCCAGAAGTACACCCGGATCCGCGTCACCGGCATCGCCGCGAAGTAG